The Triticum aestivum cultivar Chinese Spring chromosome 3A, IWGSC CS RefSeq v2.1, whole genome shotgun sequence genome includes a region encoding these proteins:
- the LOC123063765 gene encoding transcription factor bHLH168-like, translated as MDMKARGAGGTASPMEKKRSERERRQRMKALCEKLASLIPKEHFPHADTLSQLGSLDVAASYIKKLKERVDDLQHKKASAQAMATLLGVSGISTPTITATTSSGAGSPEGGKKLEAAPRVVEVRQYDDASMEVRLICSMERPIKLHEVITILEEEGAVIINANHFVVVDRIFYTIHSRAFSTRIGIDVSRISERMGALV; from the exons ATGGacatgaaggccaggggggccggCGGCACGGCGTCACCGATGGAGAAGAAGAGGTCGGAGAGGGAGAGGAGGCAGCGCATGAAGGCGCTCTGCGAGAAGCTCGCGTCCCTCATCCCAAAAGAACACTTCCCCCACGCT GATACATTGAGCCAGCTAGGCAGCCTggatgtggcggcatcatacatcaagaagctcaaggaacGGGTCGATGATCTACAACACAAGAAGGCCTCTGCACAAGCCATGGCTACCTTACTGGGAGTTAGTGGCATCTCGACGCCCACTATCACTGCTACCACGAGCAGCGGTGCAGGGTCACCAGAAGgaggaaaaaaattggaggcaGCACCACGGGTAGTGGAGGTGCGGCAATACGACGATGCAAGCATGGAGGTGAGGCTGATATGCAGCATGGAGAGGCCTATCAAGCTCCATGAGGTGATCACCATTCTTGAGGAAGAAGGGGCCGTCATCATTAACGCTAATCACTTTGTTGTTGTCGACAGAATATTCTACACTATACACTCCCGG GCCTTCAGCACCAGAATTGGCATAGACGTTTCAAGAATTTCCGAACGAATGGGGGCATTGGTGTGA
- the LOC123063766 gene encoding transcription factor bHLH168, whose amino-acid sequence MEVKAKPARTSARGGTAVPVEKKELERERRQRMKALCEKLASCIPKEYFPHSDTMTQLGNLDVVASYIKKLKERVDELQQKKTSPEAISTLLGVSGISMHTITATTSSGAGSPEGGGKIEASPPVVEVRQSDDASMEVRLICSMERPIKLHEVITILEEEGAVIINANHYVAAHVIFYTIHSRAFSTRIGIDVSRISERLGALV is encoded by the exons ATGGAGGTGAAGGCAAAGCCGGCGAGGACCAGCGCGAGGGGCGGCACGGCGGTACCGGTGGAGAAGAAGGagttggagagggagaggaggcAGCGCATGAAGGCGCTCTGTGAGAAGCTCGCGTCCTGCATCCCAAAAGAATACTTCCCCCACTCT GATACAATGACCCAGCTAGGCAACCTGGATGTGGTGGCATCATAcatcaagaagctcaaggaacGGGTCGATGAGCTACAACAGAAGAAGACCTCTCCAGAAGCCATCTCTACCTTACTAGGAGTTAGTGGCATCTCGATGCACACTATCACCGCTACCACGAGCAGCGGTGCGGGGTCACCAGAAGGAGGGGGAAAAATTGAGGCATCACCACCGGTAGTGGAGGTGCGGCAATCTGACGATGCAAGTATGGAGGTGAGGCTGATATGCAGCATGGAGAGGCCAATCAAGCTTCATGAGGTGATCACCATCCTTGAGGAAGAAGGGGCCGTCATCATCAACGCTAATCACTATGTTGCTGCCCACGTAATATTCTACACTATACACTCCCGG GCCTTCAGCACTAGAATTGGCATAGATGTTTCGAGAATTTCGGAACGACTGGGAGCATTGGTATGA